A section of the Chryseobacterium ginsenosidimutans genome encodes:
- a CDS encoding TonB-dependent receptor, producing the protein MQILSLKIATSAAAICFSTIVFAQQKYSVSGTVKDKKNGELLIGVTVRVAEDPTISVIANEYGFYSLSLPKGTYNLIVSNPGFKDFQQNIVVEDNIKQNLQLDSGETDERTGKIDEVVISGIKKDKNLTSAQMGTETLSIKNIEKLPVLFGEKDVMKTIQLLPGIKSNGEGSSGFSVRGGATDQNLILLDEAAVYNASHLLGFFSTFNSDALKDASIIKGNSPAQYGGRLSSVLDVKMKDGNNKDYNVNGGIGLISSRLSVEGPIQKEKSSFIVSGRRTYADLFLKGSEDFKDSKLYFYDLNLKANYQINDNNRLYLSGYFGRDVLGLGDTFSTDWGNTTATLRWNSIISSKLFSNTSLIYSNYNYNVSLSSNNNTFGLDSKIEDWNLKQDFTWFAGNKHSVRFGLQSIYHTITPSSASGTSVSSFPRNSRDSWENAVYMNDDFKATEKLTVNYGIRLSMFSVLGGDTFNTYENGNLTGSEFLEKGKFGKTYVNLEPRITANYRINEVSSVKGGYSRNTQNLHLLSNSGSGNPTDQWIGSSYTVKPEIADQLSVGYSRNFNNNNYELNAEIYYKSMQNQIDYKNGAQISFDTAADVESELLFGKGRAYGLELIAKKKSGKLTGWISYTLSKTERKINGINDNEWYNARMDKTHDLSIVATYQLNPKWSFSGLFVYSTGNAVTFPTGKYELNGQTIFQYSSRNADRMPAYHRMDLSATYEPVTNKRFKGSWSFGIYNLYGRENAYTITFEDNPDKPGTTRAMQTSLFRWVPNITYNFKF; encoded by the coding sequence ATGCAAATATTATCCTTGAAAATTGCCACTTCCGCAGCAGCAATTTGTTTCAGCACAATTGTTTTTGCGCAACAGAAATACTCGGTAAGCGGCACTGTAAAAGATAAGAAGAACGGAGAATTGTTAATAGGAGTCACAGTAAGAGTCGCTGAAGATCCTACAATTTCGGTAATTGCCAACGAATATGGCTTCTATTCTCTTTCACTTCCCAAAGGAACTTATAATTTAATCGTTTCGAATCCCGGTTTTAAAGATTTTCAACAAAATATCGTTGTTGAAGATAATATTAAACAAAATCTACAGCTTGATTCGGGAGAAACGGACGAAAGAACGGGAAAAATAGATGAAGTTGTCATTTCCGGGATTAAAAAAGATAAAAATCTTACTTCCGCTCAAATGGGAACGGAAACATTGAGTATTAAAAACATTGAAAAGCTTCCCGTTTTATTCGGGGAAAAAGATGTGATGAAAACGATACAGCTTTTACCAGGAATCAAAAGCAACGGCGAAGGAAGCAGCGGATTCAGTGTGAGAGGTGGCGCAACCGACCAGAATCTTATCCTGCTTGATGAAGCCGCAGTTTATAATGCATCCCATTTACTTGGTTTTTTCAGCACTTTCAACAGTGATGCTCTGAAAGATGCAAGTATTATCAAAGGAAACAGCCCGGCTCAATATGGAGGTCGCCTTTCTTCAGTTTTAGATGTTAAAATGAAAGACGGAAATAATAAAGATTACAATGTCAACGGAGGAATTGGGTTAATCAGCAGCAGATTAAGTGTTGAAGGCCCTATTCAAAAGGAAAAATCATCATTTATTGTCTCCGGAAGAAGAACGTATGCCGATCTATTTTTAAAAGGAAGTGAGGATTTTAAAGACAGTAAATTATATTTCTATGATCTTAATTTAAAGGCAAATTATCAGATTAATGACAATAACCGTCTTTATTTATCAGGATATTTTGGAAGAGATGTGTTGGGATTAGGCGATACTTTTTCTACAGATTGGGGAAATACGACGGCGACTTTACGTTGGAACAGCATTATCAGCAGTAAATTATTCTCAAATACTTCATTGATTTACAGTAATTACAACTATAATGTAAGTCTCAGCAGCAACAATAATACATTCGGACTTGATTCTAAAATTGAAGACTGGAATCTTAAGCAGGATTTTACTTGGTTTGCAGGAAATAAGCATTCTGTTCGTTTTGGCTTGCAGTCTATTTATCATACTATTACGCCAAGCAGTGCTTCGGGAACGAGTGTAAGTAGTTTTCCAAGAAATTCGAGAGATTCATGGGAAAATGCAGTGTATATGAATGATGATTTTAAAGCAACTGAAAAACTGACTGTAAATTATGGAATAAGACTTTCTATGTTCAGCGTTTTAGGCGGCGATACTTTTAATACCTATGAAAATGGAAATCTAACCGGATCTGAATTTTTAGAAAAAGGAAAATTCGGAAAAACTTATGTTAATCTTGAACCGAGAATTACTGCCAATTACAGAATTAATGAAGTCAGCAGTGTGAAAGGCGGATATTCCCGAAACACTCAGAATTTACATTTATTGAGCAATAGTGGCAGTGGAAATCCCACCGACCAATGGATCGGAAGCAGCTATACCGTAAAACCTGAAATTGCAGATCAGCTAAGCGTAGGCTACAGCAGAAACTTCAACAACAATAATTATGAGTTGAATGCCGAGATTTATTACAAATCTATGCAGAATCAGATTGACTACAAAAACGGAGCGCAAATTAGCTTTGATACTGCAGCAGACGTAGAAAGTGAATTATTATTCGGAAAAGGAAGAGCTTACGGTTTAGAGTTGATCGCTAAAAAGAAAAGTGGAAAACTGACAGGCTGGATATCCTATACTTTATCGAAAACAGAAAGAAAAATCAACGGAATTAATGATAATGAATGGTATAACGCAAGAATGGACAAAACTCACGATCTTTCTATTGTAGCAACATATCAACTGAATCCGAAATGGTCTTTCTCAGGATTATTCGTTTACAGTACTGGAAATGCAGTGACTTTCCCGACCGGAAAATACGAGCTGAACGGACAAACAATTTTCCAATACAGCAGCAGAAATGCCGACAGAATGCCTGCTTATCACAGAATGGATCTGAGTGCGACCTATGAACCTGTTACGAATAAACGTTTTAAAGGATCATGGTCGTTTGGTATTTATAATCTTTACGGACGCGAAAATGCCTATACCATTACATTTGAAGACAATCCCGACAAACCGGGAACGACAAGAGCCATGCAGACTTCGCTTTTCCGTTGGGTTCCCAACATCACATATAATTTCAAATTTTAA
- a CDS encoding DUF4249 domain-containing protein — MKNIFLIILSLFLVTSCEKEIDLDLEDQSGKIVIEGNVTDQAGPYFVKITKSAAFTEANQYPAIENAQVVLSDNTGQTETLQYVGNGTYKTSAFIGQPGKTYTLKIQAEGQQYTAQSTMPQAVSFDGLDQDSFMVGGETSYTLLPIFTDPSPLGDHYLFVYTVNNNPKKFFSEFSDNVNNGLPNQRPLLLPNDDSDPDDIKVVVGDTIHVEMQCIDDKVYTFYSALLQLSGGGPGGGITPTNPPSNISNGALGYFSAHTVRTRTTVIQ, encoded by the coding sequence ATGAAAAATATCTTTTTAATCATATTATCCCTGTTTTTAGTAACGTCTTGTGAAAAGGAAATCGATCTCGATTTGGAAGATCAGAGCGGAAAAATAGTTATCGAAGGAAATGTAACAGATCAGGCAGGACCTTATTTTGTGAAAATAACGAAATCCGCAGCTTTTACAGAAGCTAATCAATATCCAGCCATAGAAAATGCACAGGTTGTTTTGAGTGACAATACAGGACAGACGGAAACGTTGCAATATGTAGGAAACGGAACCTATAAAACATCAGCTTTCATCGGACAACCCGGAAAAACTTATACCTTAAAAATCCAAGCTGAAGGACAGCAATACACAGCGCAAAGCACAATGCCGCAAGCTGTTTCTTTTGACGGATTGGATCAGGATTCTTTCATGGTCGGAGGTGAAACGAGTTATACTCTTTTACCTATTTTTACAGATCCGTCACCTTTAGGAGATCATTACCTGTTCGTTTATACCGTGAATAACAATCCTAAGAAATTCTTTTCAGAATTTTCTGACAATGTCAATAACGGATTGCCCAATCAAAGGCCTTTGTTACTTCCTAATGACGATAGTGATCCAGACGACATCAAAGTTGTTGTAGGCGATACAATTCACGTCGAAATGCAATGTATAGATGACAAAGTATATACCTTCTACTCTGCCCTTCTTCAATTGTCAGGAGGCGGTCCCGGTGGAGGAATTACCCCTACAAATCCTCCAAGTAACATCAGTAACGGAGCTTTAGGATACTTTTCGGCCCATACAGTCAGAACAAGAACTACAGTTATTCAATAA
- a CDS encoding outer membrane beta-barrel protein, translating to MKNILIPIALLAGTFTFAQTAKDTIKSKEKEIEGVTVTVRKPTVESKADRTVFNVSNSSILAGNTTWDVLRMTPLVSIDNNDAIKAEGETVTVYINDRKTVFTGKELKEYLKTIPADNLMKIEVITSPSSRYEATGSVINIVLKKRDDEGIKGSATFNNRQNTKNSQYTNLNLNYHKKNFTQTFIGSYSDNTNVQRSSSLYTWYKDNENNQIDSYVISRSKSPSFSSTSEFEINNKNTVGVILEYYQSNSTSNSETSSIDYKNNTFNESYEQNQNSTGLNRNLGTNLFYKWYDKEKNKILDVNVGANYYGQSEDSYFINNIISAADGPSTKNIGVLSDTENRNYYLKVDYTQPLGKSGATFEVGGKINLNNNAVPNNLYGKVLSGLSTNDIFHYEDNISSLYANYSRTFFKKLETRVGIRYEYIDYKMRQDVAGTSRRDSYGTFLPNLLLKYNFSDKYDLTLTYNRNLWRPWYAEFNPFMTPNTDGIYSRGNMDLEPNPSDRVYMKLGILKKYFLSARYSFTDQDYWTDYLQEKIPDGAGTKEISITQPSNFSGKVHKYYLYANTNQTFFKNKFTVNLGLGWYYIDNSDFNQKNKLKGSSYISYLSASTNLSYTNLFDKNINLSAWVEVSNQNNGNSTTNKANVFHNISVTKIFPKTQMEVSLQLMNIFQRPNYDATTYNTEGYVRSASKWDWYGASISFVKRFGNQKVKENTKTDVEKNGGGGK from the coding sequence ATGAAAAATATTTTGATACCTATCGCTTTATTAGCGGGTACTTTCACTTTCGCACAAACAGCAAAAGACACTATAAAATCAAAGGAGAAAGAAATAGAAGGAGTTACTGTAACTGTAAGAAAACCAACTGTAGAATCTAAAGCCGACAGAACAGTTTTCAATGTTTCCAACAGCTCGATTCTCGCAGGAAACACAACCTGGGATGTTTTAAGAATGACGCCTTTGGTAAGTATTGATAATAATGATGCCATAAAAGCAGAAGGAGAAACCGTTACCGTTTACATCAATGACAGAAAAACGGTTTTCACAGGTAAGGAATTAAAGGAGTATTTAAAAACAATTCCTGCCGATAATCTTATGAAAATTGAGGTAATTACCAGTCCGTCTTCACGTTATGAAGCTACAGGATCAGTAATTAATATCGTTTTAAAAAAACGCGATGATGAAGGTATAAAAGGAAGTGCAACATTTAATAACAGACAAAATACCAAAAATTCACAGTACACGAATTTAAACTTAAATTATCATAAGAAAAACTTCACGCAGACATTCATCGGAAGTTACAGTGACAATACGAATGTTCAGAGAAGCTCCAGTTTGTACACTTGGTATAAAGATAATGAGAACAATCAGATTGACAGTTACGTAATAAGCAGAAGTAAAAGTCCTTCTTTTTCCTCTACTTCAGAATTTGAAATCAATAATAAAAATACCGTAGGAGTTATTTTGGAATATTACCAGAGTAATTCTACTTCAAATTCGGAAACCAGCAGTATAGATTATAAAAACAATACTTTTAACGAGTCTTACGAGCAAAATCAAAATTCAACGGGACTTAACCGTAATCTGGGAACCAATCTTTTTTATAAATGGTATGATAAAGAAAAGAATAAAATTTTAGATGTAAACGTTGGTGCAAACTATTACGGTCAGTCTGAAGACAGTTATTTCATCAATAATATCATTTCAGCTGCCGATGGACCCTCAACAAAAAATATAGGTGTTCTTTCTGACACAGAAAACAGAAATTACTATCTGAAAGTAGATTATACTCAGCCTTTAGGGAAATCGGGTGCAACTTTCGAAGTCGGAGGAAAAATAAATCTTAACAATAATGCTGTTCCAAATAATTTATACGGAAAAGTGTTAAGCGGACTCAGCACGAATGATATCTTCCATTATGAGGATAATATCAGTTCATTATATGCCAATTACAGCAGAACTTTTTTTAAGAAATTAGAGACCAGAGTCGGTATCCGTTACGAATATATTGATTATAAAATGCGTCAGGATGTTGCCGGAACTTCAAGACGAGATTCTTACGGAACTTTCCTGCCTAATCTATTATTAAAATATAATTTTTCAGACAAATATGATTTAACTTTAACCTACAACCGAAATCTCTGGAGACCATGGTATGCGGAATTCAACCCTTTCATGACTCCGAATACTGATGGAATTTACAGCCGCGGAAATATGGATCTGGAACCAAATCCAAGCGACAGAGTTTATATGAAACTGGGAATTTTGAAGAAATATTTCCTTTCAGCAAGATATTCATTTACCGATCAGGATTACTGGACAGATTATTTACAGGAAAAAATCCCCGATGGCGCAGGTACCAAAGAAATTTCCATTACCCAACCTTCCAATTTTAGCGGAAAAGTGCATAAATATTATCTTTACGCAAATACAAACCAGACATTTTTCAAAAATAAATTTACGGTAAATCTCGGTCTTGGATGGTATTATATTGACAACAGCGATTTTAATCAAAAAAATAAACTAAAAGGCAGCAGTTACATCAGCTATCTGAGTGCTTCAACTAACCTTTCGTACACGAATCTTTTTGATAAAAACATCAATTTGAGTGCATGGGTTGAAGTTTCTAATCAAAATAACGGAAATTCTACAACCAATAAAGCGAATGTCTTCCATAATATCTCTGTTACCAAAATATTCCCGAAAACACAGATGGAAGTCAGTTTACAATTAATGAATATTTTCCAGAGACCAAATTATGATGCGACAACTTACAATACGGAAGGATACGTAAGAAGTGCTTCAAAATGGGACTGGTACGGCGCTTCTATCTCTTTCGTAAAGCGTTTCGGAAACCAGAAAGTAAAAGAAAATACCAAAACCGATGTCGAGAAAAACGGCGGCGGCGGAAAATAA
- a CDS encoding aldo/keto reductase, with the protein MNLKHIKLGNQGLEIPKIGLGCMGMTGFEEANMYGEADENEAIATIHRSFELGGNFLDTADLYGPLKNEQLIAKAIGNDRDKYIIATKFGWEIDDNNKVTWAINGTKEYVKKAVERSLKNLKTDYIDLYYMHRLDKNTPIEETVGAMSDLVKEGKIKYIGLSEVSSETVKKAHAVHPITAVQSEYSLFERTVEEKGVLKTLNELGIGFVAYSPLGRGFLSGQIHSIDDLPENDFRRAIPRFQGDYFQKNIELVEAIENMAKERNVTSSQLALAWIMSKGIVPIPGTKRRKYVEQNIESTNIQLSENDLQKLESIVPLGTDTGAPYDEFSMGLLDY; encoded by the coding sequence ATGAATTTGAAACACATTAAATTAGGAAATCAAGGTCTGGAAATTCCAAAAATCGGCTTAGGCTGCATGGGAATGACAGGTTTTGAAGAAGCAAACATGTACGGAGAAGCCGATGAAAATGAAGCAATTGCAACCATTCACCGTTCATTTGAATTGGGAGGAAATTTTCTTGACACTGCCGATTTATATGGACCTTTAAAAAACGAACAGCTCATCGCAAAAGCTATTGGAAACGACCGTGATAAATACATTATTGCCACAAAATTTGGTTGGGAAATCGATGACAATAATAAAGTAACATGGGCAATCAACGGAACAAAAGAATATGTAAAAAAAGCCGTCGAAAGATCTCTTAAAAATTTAAAAACAGATTACATTGACCTTTATTACATGCATCGTCTCGATAAAAACACGCCGATCGAAGAAACTGTAGGTGCAATGAGTGATCTGGTAAAAGAAGGAAAAATAAAATATATCGGGTTGTCGGAAGTTTCTTCTGAAACAGTAAAAAAAGCTCATGCTGTTCATCCGATTACAGCCGTTCAGAGTGAATATTCTCTGTTTGAAAGAACGGTTGAAGAAAAAGGAGTTTTAAAAACATTAAACGAATTAGGAATCGGTTTTGTAGCCTATTCACCATTAGGACGCGGATTTTTATCCGGACAAATCCATTCAATCGATGATCTTCCGGAGAACGATTTCCGTAGAGCAATTCCGCGTTTTCAGGGAGATTATTTTCAGAAAAACATCGAACTGGTGGAAGCCATCGAAAATATGGCAAAAGAAAGAAATGTCACATCTTCACAATTGGCTTTAGCCTGGATTATGAGTAAAGGTATTGTTCCGATTCCGGGGACGAAACGCAGAAAATATGTTGAACAGAATATTGAATCTACCAACATTCAATTAAGCGAAAATGATCTTCAAAAACTGGAAAGTATCGTACCTTTAGGAACCGATACAGGAGCGCCCTATGACGAATTCAGTATGGGACTTTTAGATTATTAA
- a CDS encoding helix-turn-helix domain-containing protein produces the protein MNTIQSVSAFHRLLSLPEPKHPLVSVINLSESVFLDDEIWKGFVNRFYCVALKREATGKVRYGQQHYDYDKGVLSFTAPNQVQYLDLQTIDCDGKGDLLIFHEDFLLKHPLAQTISNFGFFSYAVNEALHLSEDEENDLLEILHKIDKECQHIDRHTQEIILSQIDLLLNYSKRFYERQFITRKNNNHQLLAKFEQFLNDYFNQEQAAKNGLLTVQQIAEVMNLSPNYLSDLLRVHTGQNTQQHIHEKLISKAKEKLSSTHLSISEIAYTLGFEHAQSFSTLFKKKTNMAPLEFRAKFKFN, from the coding sequence ATGAATACGATACAGTCTGTTTCCGCTTTTCACCGTTTGCTGTCATTACCAGAACCTAAGCATCCTTTGGTAAGCGTCATCAATTTATCCGAAAGTGTATTTTTGGATGATGAAATCTGGAAAGGTTTTGTCAATCGGTTTTATTGTGTTGCTTTAAAAAGAGAAGCCACAGGAAAAGTGAGATACGGACAGCAACATTATGATTATGACAAAGGAGTTTTAAGTTTTACAGCTCCCAATCAGGTTCAGTATCTGGATTTACAGACAATAGATTGTGATGGCAAAGGTGATTTATTGATTTTTCATGAAGATTTTTTATTAAAACATCCTTTGGCACAAACCATTTCGAACTTTGGATTTTTCTCTTATGCCGTAAATGAAGCTTTACATTTATCCGAAGATGAAGAAAATGATTTGCTTGAAATTTTACATAAAATTGATAAAGAATGTCAGCATATCGACAGACATACTCAGGAAATTATTTTATCCCAAATTGATTTGTTGCTAAATTATTCCAAACGGTTCTACGAAAGGCAGTTTATCACCAGAAAAAACAATAACCATCAGTTATTGGCAAAGTTTGAGCAATTTTTAAATGATTATTTTAATCAGGAACAAGCTGCAAAAAATGGGCTTTTAACTGTTCAGCAAATCGCTGAAGTGATGAACCTTTCACCGAATTATTTAAGTGATCTTTTAAGAGTTCATACCGGCCAAAATACACAGCAGCATATTCATGAAAAACTGATCAGTAAAGCAAAAGAGAAACTTTCATCAACCCATTTATCAATAAGTGAAATTGCTTATACATTGGGATTTGAGCATGCACAGTCTTTCAGTACTTTATTTAAAAAGAAAACGAATATGGCCCCCTTGGAATTCAGAGCGAAATTTAAATTTAATTAG
- a CDS encoding response regulator: MSKKKILIFDDDTAILEVITIIFEENGYQVEISETSHDILEKVEQYRPDVILMDNWIPKIGGVEATKLLKKHEEFKTIPVIYVTANNDIVALAEEAQADDYVAKPFNLDDLEDKVAKYIQEKN; this comes from the coding sequence ATGAGCAAAAAGAAAATTTTGATTTTTGATGATGATACAGCTATTTTGGAAGTGATTACCATCATTTTTGAGGAGAATGGTTATCAGGTCGAAATTTCAGAAACTTCACATGATATTTTGGAAAAAGTAGAACAGTACAGACCGGACGTTATTTTGATGGATAACTGGATTCCGAAAATCGGTGGAGTGGAGGCAACAAAGCTTCTGAAAAAACATGAAGAATTTAAAACGATTCCCGTGATTTATGTAACGGCAAATAATGATATTGTAGCTCTGGCGGAAGAAGCTCAGGCAGATGATTATGTAGCCAAACCGTTTAATTTAGATGATCTTGAAGATAAAGTTGCAAAATATATCCAAGAAAAAAATTGA
- a CDS encoding chemotaxis protein CheB — protein sequence MKIHNTNTELVVIGGSAGSLQVILGMIKHLNIEANFPILLVTHRKAQGTNILPVLLQQFSAMEVIEIEDKTEIRKNKLYIVPADYHLLFENKKMMSLDSSEKMNYSRPSIDVTFKSAAEIYGENVVGILLSGANADGVEGLGYIKKNKGQVWIQDPETAEVDYMPKHALKEIEYDLIIKPDNLANYINQL from the coding sequence ATGAAAATACATAATACAAATACCGAATTGGTTGTAATAGGAGGATCTGCAGGAAGTTTACAGGTTATTTTAGGAATGATTAAACATTTAAATATTGAAGCAAATTTTCCTATTCTATTGGTAACTCATCGCAAAGCACAGGGTACAAATATACTTCCTGTTTTGCTGCAGCAGTTTTCGGCAATGGAAGTTATTGAAATTGAGGATAAAACAGAAATTAGAAAGAATAAGCTATATATCGTTCCCGCAGATTATCATTTATTGTTTGAAAATAAGAAAATGATGTCTCTGGACAGCTCAGAAAAGATGAATTATTCTCGCCCGTCGATCGATGTTACATTCAAATCTGCAGCAGAAATTTACGGTGAGAATGTGGTCGGAATCTTATTGTCGGGAGCAAATGCAGATGGTGTGGAAGGTTTAGGCTATATCAAGAAAAACAAAGGACAAGTGTGGATTCAGGATCCCGAAACGGCAGAGGTAGATTATATGCCGAAACATGCACTGAAAGAAATCGAGTATGATTTAATTATCAAACCAGATAATTTAGCAAATTATATTAATCAATTATAA